A genomic window from Thermosipho africanus Ob7 includes:
- a CDS encoding AAA family ATPase, whose amino-acid sequence MKGLPIGLQDFSDIINNNMIYVDKTKFIYDLASSGNKYFFVSRPRRFGKSLTLS is encoded by the coding sequence GTGAAAGGTCTACCCATTGGTCTTCAAGACTTTTCTGATATTATCAATAACAATATGATTTATGTTGATAAAACTAAGTTTATATATGACCTTGCTTCTTCTGGCAATAAATACTTCTTTGTCTCTAGGCCAAGAAGGTTTGGTAAAAGCCTTACTCTCAGT